ACTTATATACTCTATGCTCATTTCTTCTCTGCACATAACCCATTGGTTGCTCTACATAGATATCTTGATTTAATTTTCCATGAAAAAAACAAGCTTTACATCAAGTTGAAAAATCTTTATCAAGTTGAAAAATCTTTATCAAGTTGAAAAATCTTTCACCTTTTTTGTGCTGCCAAAGATAATATCACACACACTGTATCCATTCTTGAAACTAGTGCATAAACTTCAGAACAATCCATTCCTTGTTGTTGTGAATAACCCTTAGCCACTAACCTTCCTTTGTATTTGTCTACATCTCCATGttcattgaattttgttttgtaaaTCCATTTCACCCTAAATTTCCTTGCACCTACTAGTAATTTAGTCAGCTTCCACGTGTCATTTTCCTCAATTGCGGCCATCTCAACGTCCAAACTAACTTCCATATAGGAAATTTTAATGCTTCCTCAAAGTTGATTGGGTCCGCATCAGTTCGAGCCATGTGAGCTTCAATGTTATCATCATTTGAAAGTCTCTCTCCAGTAATATAATCATTCAAGTAAGCTAGAGCTCgttgtattcttccttcttcatttgcTGATGATGACACATTTGAAGAGGATGTTGATTGTCGGCATTGATCTCAATTCTTCATATATGTATTAGCCTTACCTTCTTCATGGTTGAGAACATTGTCTTAAatcaacttgacttctctctcACCATCTTGCCATTCAGGGTTTAACAAACTTTGTTGGATTGAGGTTTTATTCCAATCCCATTGTTTCTCTTCGTAAAAAACAACATCTTGATTTACTACGATCCTTTTTGTAGATGGATTATAGAGTCCATATACTTTTGATTCTTCCTTGATGCCTAGAAGGACACAAGGAaagcttttttttaatttttctctcttttcatcAGGTATGTGCACATAGGCAATGCACCCAAATATTCTGAAATGCCCACAGTGGGTTTTGCTCCACTCTATGCTTCTTGTGGTGTAACGTCTTTTATTGCTAATGTTGGACTTCTATTCAGCACATAAACTGCCCCAGTTAACTGCTTTAGGCCAAAATGCTTTTGCCATTTTCTTCTTAGGCAACATGCATCTCACTAGGTTCACATGGTTCGATTCTTCCGTTCTGGTATGTCGTTCTACTGGGGAATGTAGGTTGTGGTTAACTATCTTCTAATACCATGCTGCTTAAAAAACTTATTCAAATCCCGTGAGTTAAATTCTCCTCCCCTATTAGTTCATAAACATATAATGGGCAagccattttctttttcaacaaatTTCTTATAGTATTTAAACATATTGAATGCTTCTGGCTTTTCGCTTAAAAAATAtacccaagtttttttttttttttttttttttttttttttttttgtaaagtcaTCTATGAAGCAGAAGAAATACTTTTTCTTACTATTTGACATTTGAGAGATTGATCCACAATATCTGCACGTATCAACTATAATTTTTGAGTCTCTATGTTATTTTCCAACCATACAATCACAACACGTAATAGTTTCAGCACTTAGTTATGGAAGTCCACGAACCATATCTTTAGCATAAAGTGTTCTCAAGCCTTTATGGCTTAAATGGCCATATCGACAATGCCAAAGATGAGTTAGATTGGTTAAGGTAGTGTGGAAGTAAGCATTCTTCTCCTTGTTGAGTTGCAATTGCACCTTTACAATGAACATTCTATTGGTCATCATCTCCGGTTAAATAATTAACCCTTTTTCTGGGTGATAAATACTACATTTTCTTGCCTAAGTTAGAACAAAAAGACCTTGTTTTTAGAGTTGTCCAATGCTTACAATATTGTTCTTTAGCTCTGAACATAAAAAACATCAGTAACTACATGATAATTATTATTCATATATAACCTCACATTTCTTTTTCAAGTACACTCATTTTGGTATTATTGTCCAATTTTATTGAATCTCGGTAAGCTTCATCTAACTCATGGAATGCAACTTTATTACTACTCATATGATTTGAGCAACTTGAATCAAGAAACCATATGTCCTCCTGTGAAGCATGATTCACATCTACATAGGACATCAACaacatttcttctttttcattcaaTTCAACATAGTTGACATTCTTTAGTGTTGAACATTCATACTGAAAATGACCAAGCTTATGAAATTTGTAACGTTCAATGGTTGCCTTATTGAAAGGTTGCCATCCTCGGCCTCTACCTCTACCTGTATAGCCTCTTTGTCCTCGACGTCGacctttattttcattttgatcatcAATGGTCACTTTGAGGGCTTGCTCGTCAACTTTGTTTCTGTGAAACTTTTGCTCGTGTACAATGAGAGGACTCTATAGTTCACCAATTGAAATTGTATCAATATTCTTGAATTCTTCAATTGAGACTATCACATAGTTGAATTTCTCTGTTAAAGTTCTAAGATTTTTTTCAACAACCTTGATGTCATTTACCTGTTCTCTATTGATCCTCATTTTGTTTGAAACACTCATAACACGAGCAAAATATTATGTGATAGTTTCATTTGATTTCATTTCTAGAATCTCAAAATCATGTTTCGATGCTAGGAGAATTGAGTGTTTAACCTTTGCATTTCCTTCATACTTTTTCTTCATGGAATCCCATATTTGTTTTGCTGTGTGTTTCTCTAAAATTTGCTCAAGAGTAGTTCTATCTATAGCTTGGAATAGATAATTCTTAGCTTTGAGATCCTTCAACATCAAATCTTCGTATTCCTTTTGCCACACCTCAGATAATGTCTCTCCCTTTTTTGGTTCTTTGTAAT
This DNA window, taken from Benincasa hispida cultivar B227 chromosome 6, ASM972705v1, whole genome shotgun sequence, encodes the following:
- the LOC120079306 gene encoding uncharacterized protein LOC120079306; its protein translation is MSEDKHFMQPVIPVFYCHYDHWSMLMENLLKSKRYWHLIETDYKEPKKGETLSEVWQKEYEDLMLKDLKAKNYLFQAIDRTTLEQILEKHTAKQIWDSMKKKYEGNAKSPLIVHEQKFHRNKVDEQALKVTIDDQNENKGRRRGQRGYTGRGRGRGWQPFNKATIERYKFHKLGHFQYECSTLKNVNYVELNEKEEMLLMSYVDVNHASQEDIWFLDSSCSNHMSSNKVAFHELDEAYRDSIKLDNNTKMSVLEKEM